The segment TTTTTTAAAAGTTTATATCTGTAACAAACTCATTATGAACTTAAAATATATTATAATATTTCAGTCTATTATAAAAGCGACAGAACCTTTAATAGAAATCATTAATTAATTTTGATCAAAACCAAAAACAATCTGATGTCTATACTCAATATTTTTTACTACAAAAACTCCTTGTAAAAGAATCAAATTCGTACAGATAAAACAGATAATAAAATTTAGACTCTTTCTAAACAATACATTCTATATATTGTTATTTATATGGTATTAGGATAAATACTAGTGTACCCAATGTACAAGAAATAAAGTGTTTAAATAAATTTATTTATAATGAGAATAGAAAAAATAATAGGAAGAGAAATCCTTGATTCAAGAGGTAACCCAACAGTTGAAGTTGATGTTTATTTAGATTGTGGCGTTATGGGGCGTGCATCAGTTCCTTCGGGAGCATCTACTGGCGAACACGAAGCTTTAGAACTACGTGATGGTGATAAGAAACGTTACTTAGGAAAAGGCGTTCTCAAAGCAGTAGAAAATATCAATAATAAAATAGCTCCAGAACTTATAGGATATAGTGCTTTAGAACAAAGGGCTATAGACAATAAGATGCTTGAACTTGATGGAACAAAGACAAAATCAAACTTAGGTGCAAATGCTATTTTAGGTGTTTCTCTAGCTGTAGCCAAAGCAGCTGCTAATTATTTAGAATTACCTCTATATCGTTATATAGGCGGTACTAATACTTACACTATGCCAGTTCCGATGATGAATATCATCAATGGAGGTTCTCATAGTGATGCTCCTATTGCTTTCCAAGAATTTATGATTAGACCTGTAGGTGCTAAATCTTTTAAAGAAGGCTTACGTATGGGTGCTGAAGTTTTCCATGCTTTAAAGAAAGTATTAAAAGACAGAGGATTAAGTACTGCCGTTGGTGATGAAGGTGGTTTTGCTCCAGAAGTTGAAGGAACTGAAGATGCTCTAAATTCTATCCTATCAGCAATAAAAGCTGCAGGTTATGAACCTAAGAAAGATGTAACTATCGCTTTAGATTGTGCTTCTTCTGAGTTCTACAAAAATGGAGTTTATGATTATACGCTTTTTGAGGGCAAACAAGGAAAAAAACGTAATGCCGAAGAACAAATAGCATATCTAGAAGAGCTGATTGACAAATACCCTATTGACTCTATCGAAGATGGTATGGCTGAAAATGATTGGGACGGATGGAAAAAACTTACAGATAAAATTGGAAACAAATGCCAATTGGTAGGTGATGACTTATTCGTTACAAATGTTGACTTCCTATCTAAAGGTATTGAACTAGGTTGTGGTAACTCTATTCTGATTAAAGTAAACCAAATTGGTTCTCTATCAGAAACTCTTGATGCTATAGAAATGGCACATCGCCATGGTTACACCTCTGTTACTTCACACCGTTCGGGTGAAACAGAAGATGCTACAATTGCAGATATCGCTGTAGCTACAAATAGTGGACAAATCAAAACTGGTTCTTTAAGTCGCTCAGACCGTATGGCTAAATACAACCAACTTCTACGTATTGAAGAAGAACTAGGCTCTCTTGCAGTATATGGTTATAAAAAGATTAGATAATTATTTTTAAGTAAACTTCTAATATACTTTTCAATCAACCCCCTTGTACTTTCAATAGCATAAGGGGGTTACTTTTTTTATTATTTCTTTATCCTTCTATAATACTTATTATATTATATTATCTTTGCATTTATTGAGCGTGTTGCTCTTCGCAACTGGCTCGCACAAAGGCTTAGCCTTTACAAATGCGAGTAAGTGTAGATTCTTATATCTTAATCGTTAATTTTATAACCGCATGATTCTTTTTTTTAGAACTCCTAATGATTCGGTGATTGCTGTTGATTGCAATCAAGATTTACCACCAACTGACTGTAATAAACTGTGCTGGCTTTTTGGAGAAGCTGAGCTAGAAGGGAAAGAAACCCTCGAAGGTTATCTAGTAGGACCTCGGCCTGAAATGATTTCCCCCTGGAGTACAAACGCAGTAGAAATAACCCAAAATATGGGATTACAAGGAATAGAACGAATTGAAGAATTCTTTCCTGTAAAAGACAAGAACGCTGATTACGACCCTATGTTACAACATTTATATGACGGGCTTAATCAGCGTATTTTTATTTCAAACCGTACACCAGAACCTATACAACACATTGAAAACATAGCTTCCTATAATGAAAAAGAGGGATTGGCTATGTCTCCTGAAGAGATTGAATATTTAAATCAATTAGAAAAAGACTTGGGCAGAAAACTAACAGATTCAGAGGTTTTTGGATTTGCTCAAATCAATTCAGAACATTGTCGCCACAAAATTTTTGGAGGAACTTTTATCATTGATGGGGAAGAGAAAGAATCTTCACTCTTTGATATGATCAAAAAGACAACCAAAGAAAATCCAAATCGTATTATTTCTGCATATAAAGATAATGTGGCCTTTGCAGCAGGTCCTAAAGTAGAACTTTTTGCTCCTGCCGACCATGCTAAATCTGACTATTTTAAAACAAGTGAAGTAGAAAGTATTATCTCCTTAAAAGCTGAAACACATAACTTTCCTACTACTGTAGAACCATTTAATGGTGCTTCAACAGGTACTGGCGGGGAGATTAGAGACCGTATGGCTGGAGGTAAAGGTTCTTGGCCAATTGCAGGAACAGCAGTATATATGACTTCCTACCCTAGATTAGAAGAAGGTAGAGAGTGGGAAAGTATTCTTCCTATTCGTAAATGGCTATACCAATCTCCAGAGGAAATTCTAATTAAAGCATCTAATGGAGCTTCCGACTTTGGAAATAAATTTGGACAACCTCTTATTTGTGGATCTGTACTTACTTTTGAGCACACTGAAAACAATGAAGTATATGGTTACGATAAAGTAATTATGCTTGCTGGAGGTGTAGGGTATGGTAGAAAAAGAGATAGCCTAAAAGGACAACCCGAACCTGGCAATAAGATAGTAGTATTAGGTGGTGATAACTACCGAATAGGTTTAGGTGGAGGCTCTGTTTCCTCTGTAGATACAGGTAGATACAGTAGTGGTATCGAGCTAAATGCCGTACAAAGAGCCAATGCAGAAATGCAAAAGAGAGCCAATAATGTAGTTAGAGCCCTTACCGAAGAAGATAATAATCCGATCATATCCATTCACGACCATGGTTCAGCAGGACACGTAAACTGTCTATCTGAATTGGTAGAAGGTTGTGGTGGTTCTATAGATATGAGTAAGCTTCCTATTGGAGACAAAACACTTTCTGCCAAAGAAATCATAGCCAATGAGTCTCAAGAAAGAATGGGACTGTTGATTGAAAAAGATTCAATAGAACACGTTAAAGCTATAGCAGAAAGAGAACGCGCTCCTATGTACATTGTAGGTGAAACAACAGGTGATGATCGATTCTCATTTGTACAAGCAGATGGTGTTAAACCTTTTGATTTAGCAATGGATCAAATGTTTGGT is part of the Bacteroides coprosuis DSM 18011 genome and harbors:
- a CDS encoding Enolase (COGs: COG0148 Enolase~HAMAP: Enolase~InterPro IPR000941:IPR020811:IPR020810~KEGG: bth:BT_4572 phosphopyruvate hydratase~PFAM: Enolase, C-terminal; Enolase, N-terminal~PRIAM: Phosphopyruvate hydratase~SPTR: Enolase;~TIGRFAM: Enolase~IMG reference gene:2504108106~PFAM: Enolase, N-terminal domain; Enolase, C-terminal TIM barrel domain~TIGRFAM: phosphopyruvate hydratase); the protein is MRIEKIIGREILDSRGNPTVEVDVYLDCGVMGRASVPSGASTGEHEALELRDGDKKRYLGKGVLKAVENINNKIAPELIGYSALEQRAIDNKMLELDGTKTKSNLGANAILGVSLAVAKAAANYLELPLYRYIGGTNTYTMPVPMMNIINGGSHSDAPIAFQEFMIRPVGAKSFKEGLRMGAEVFHALKKVLKDRGLSTAVGDEGGFAPEVEGTEDALNSILSAIKAAGYEPKKDVTIALDCASSEFYKNGVYDYTLFEGKQGKKRNAEEQIAYLEELIDKYPIDSIEDGMAENDWDGWKKLTDKIGNKCQLVGDDLFVTNVDFLSKGIELGCGNSILIKVNQIGSLSETLDAIEMAHRHGYTSVTSHRSGETEDATIADIAVATNSGQIKTGSLSRSDRMAKYNQLLRIEEELGSLAVYGYKKIR